Proteins encoded together in one Juglans regia cultivar Chandler chromosome 9, Walnut 2.0, whole genome shotgun sequence window:
- the LOC108979809 gene encoding uncharacterized protein LOC108979809, with protein sequence MDMKRDSVPWTKQRNEPCSTIHPTIRQHECIQAQIVVPKQTTEQDHSSNLASSSSHNTASIIPMLLVAFLLLTCLLSPALSLSIVSDSSHSLLANQTFHPGSELHKLKSVRGYLRKINKPAVKTIQSPDGDVIDCVLSHLQPAFDHPQLRGQKPLDPPERPKGHDTADTVAESLQLWTESGESCPEGTVPIRRTTEEDILRASSVGRYGRKPTRHVRRDSSGSGHEHAVLFVNGDQYYGAKASINVWAPRVTDQYEFSLTQIWVISGSFGNDLNTIEAGWQVSPELYGDNNPRFFTYWTTDAYQTTGCYNLLCSGFVQTNNKVAIGAAISPRSSYNGRQFDIGVMVWKDPKHGHWWLEFGSGLLVGYWPAFLFSHLRSHASMIQFGGEIVNSRSSGFHTSTQMGSGHFAEEGFGKASYFRNLQAVDWDNNLLPLTNLHLLADHPSCYDIKQVWNNAWGTHFFYGGPGKNVRCP encoded by the exons ATGGACATGAAGAGAGATTCAGTTCCATGGACAAAACAGAGGAATGAACCATGTTCTACAATTCATCCCACAATAAGACAACACGAATGCATACAAGCACAAATTGTTGTACCAAAACAAACAACAGAGCAAGATCATTCCTCAAATCTAGCTTCCTCTTCTTCCCACAATACTGCCTCAATCATTCCCATGCTTCTCGTTGCTTTCCTTCTTTTAACTTGCTTGCTTAGCCCTGCCCTGTCCCTCTCTATTGTGTCAGATTCCAGCCACTCTCTGCTGGCTAACCAAACTTTTCACCCAGGTTCTGAGTTGCACAAGCTGAAGAGTGTCAGAGGTTATCTCAGGAAGATCAACAAACCTGCTGTGAAGACAATTCAG AGCCCTGATGGTGATGTTATAGACTGTGTGCTGTCTCATCTCCAACCAGCTTTTGACCATCCTCAGCTGAGAGGACAGAAACCATTG GATCCACCGGAAAGGCCAAAAGGCCATGACACTGCAGATACAGTGGCAGAGAGCTTGCAGCTATGGACTGAATCTGGTGAATCCTGCCCAGAGGGTACTGTTCCAATCAGAAGAACAACAGAAGAAGATATTTTAAGAGCAAGTTCTGTTGGAAGATATGGAAGAAAACCAACAAGACATGTTAGAAGAGACTCTTCAGGCAGTGGTCATGAG CATGCAGTTCTATTTGTAAATGGAGATCAGTATTATGGAGCAAAGGCCAGCATAAACGTGTGGGCGCCCCGCGTTACTGATCAATATGAATTCAGCTTGACACAAATATGGGTCATTTCTGGTTCCTTTGGCAATGATCTAAATACCATTGAAGCTGGTTGGCAG GTTAGCCCTGAGCTGTATGGAGACAATAATCCAAGGTTCTTCACTTATTGGACA ACCGATGCATACCAAACAACTGGATGTTACAATTTACTGTGCTCAGGCTTCGTCCAAACCAACAACAAGGTTGCTATTGGAGCAGCAATCTCTCCAAGGTCCTCCTACAATGGTAGACAATTTGATATTGGCGTAATGGTTTGGAAG GATCCAAAGCATGGACATTGGTGGCTGGAATTTGGATCCGGTCTGCTTGTTGGATATTGGCCTGCATTCCTTTTCAGTCACTTAAGAAGCCATGCTAGCATGATACAATTTGGGGGAGAGATTGTAAATTCTAGATCTTCAGGTTTTCACACATCTACTCAAATGGGTAGCGGCCATTTTGCAGAAGAAGGATTTGGAAAAGCATCCTATTTCAGAAACTTGCAAGCTGTTGACTGGGATAATAACTTGCTTCCTCTAACAAACCTTCATCTCTTGGCTGATCATCCAAGTTGTTATGATATAAAGCAAGTGTGGAATAATGCATGGGGAACTCACTTTTTTTATGGGGGTCCTGGAAAGAATGTAAGATGTCCTTGA